Proteins from a genomic interval of Luteolibacter sp. Y139:
- a CDS encoding serine/threonine-protein kinase: MAAAAMPTEPAVAAAGPELEQVASAFPQFEVLGQIGRGGMGSVFKVRQPKLNRLAALKLLPDSLAADPAFAGRFEREAQVLARLNHPNIVAVYDYGQAEGFFYLLMEFVDGVNLRQAMKVSRFTPEQALGIVPKICEALQFAHDEGVLHRDIKPENLLLDSRGRVKLADFGIAKLAAEAEIPHGSESVGHSLLTQAGAALGTPSYMAPEQRDRPSDVDHRADIYSLGVVFYELLTGELPQQSFTAPSTKSAADPRVDAIVRQALEKDPHSRQRSAGELRTQVETLAGEPSQEEQGGHAPRVWFAHAAVAFSLAGTWMSREVTSPKSVSQRPVTVTAIGLGEPWLAERRWLADAPVGSYKWVGGVVIAPTPWQLSEVAMVLAGISWALWFLFKRRAGERLDALLANGGRKPSFASAGWLWLGASAFGIWLLFAILGLAMLPPGMWRWTGGNLPFFLQDVFKVAVMIAGIWVTGNFVRRWKNPKEALPPPSSWPARLVVTLGVVILAALSFKVVWSSVRREPARIPTPAVQRDASGPKSTAGSSVGRQDDPLGGKPAELTTDVRLELIEKTSVIDGDEAREVRQVAVIAEKPGFLHLWADGLDPLIVPLLPDASGKGYRRNLFYSVGKAERPQLNYQVITDNTQKEAKDAVDLANQHITFDKIAKNFREIADPVGKCLRNVPLDLVHLGDYFDTGSLWLAVSDSDAPLQPEQWYLHIWHPTYYSEPPSLPAGLLTHGITIGAMIKSNDQTVGRISQRDGRFMADLAFSRGSTSYFKGELKPEVPLEPTGVAFSGAIWPVRFVLTKKSEVIPFLEEQLKLDQQKRKKP; encoded by the coding sequence ATGGCTGCCGCAGCGATGCCCACCGAGCCGGCAGTCGCCGCGGCGGGACCGGAACTCGAACAGGTAGCCTCCGCTTTTCCGCAGTTCGAAGTCCTGGGGCAGATCGGCCGCGGTGGCATGGGCTCGGTCTTCAAGGTGCGGCAGCCAAAGCTGAACCGCCTAGCCGCCCTGAAGCTGCTGCCGGATTCGCTGGCTGCCGATCCCGCCTTCGCCGGGCGCTTCGAACGCGAAGCCCAAGTGCTGGCGAGACTCAATCATCCGAACATCGTGGCCGTCTATGATTATGGCCAGGCAGAGGGCTTCTTCTACCTGCTGATGGAGTTCGTGGATGGAGTGAACCTGCGTCAGGCGATGAAGGTGTCGCGCTTCACGCCGGAACAAGCCTTGGGCATCGTGCCCAAGATCTGCGAGGCGCTGCAGTTCGCGCACGACGAAGGGGTGCTGCATCGGGACATCAAGCCGGAGAACCTTTTGTTAGACTCGCGCGGCCGGGTGAAGCTCGCCGACTTCGGGATCGCGAAACTGGCCGCCGAAGCGGAGATTCCCCATGGCTCGGAAAGCGTCGGCCATTCCCTGCTCACGCAAGCCGGAGCGGCGCTCGGCACTCCCAGCTATATGGCGCCGGAGCAGCGTGATCGTCCTTCCGATGTCGACCATCGCGCCGACATCTATTCGCTCGGCGTGGTCTTTTACGAACTACTGACCGGTGAACTCCCGCAGCAGTCGTTCACTGCACCATCGACGAAGTCCGCTGCCGATCCGCGGGTGGACGCGATCGTGCGGCAGGCTTTGGAAAAGGATCCGCACTCACGTCAGCGCAGCGCTGGTGAATTGAGGACGCAGGTCGAGACGCTTGCCGGCGAGCCATCGCAGGAAGAGCAGGGCGGGCATGCTCCGCGGGTTTGGTTCGCGCACGCAGCAGTCGCGTTCAGCCTCGCGGGCACCTGGATGAGCCGGGAGGTGACCTCCCCGAAGAGTGTGAGCCAGCGGCCGGTCACCGTCACCGCCATCGGGCTTGGCGAGCCGTGGCTTGCGGAACGTCGCTGGCTCGCGGATGCGCCGGTCGGAAGCTACAAGTGGGTGGGAGGTGTCGTCATCGCGCCGACGCCGTGGCAGCTTTCCGAAGTGGCGATGGTGCTTGCGGGCATCAGTTGGGCTTTGTGGTTCCTCTTCAAGCGACGTGCGGGCGAACGCCTCGATGCATTGCTGGCCAACGGGGGCCGAAAGCCATCGTTCGCTTCAGCCGGGTGGCTGTGGTTGGGAGCGTCCGCCTTCGGCATCTGGTTGCTCTTTGCGATCCTCGGTCTCGCGATGTTGCCGCCGGGCATGTGGAGATGGACCGGAGGAAACCTGCCGTTTTTCCTCCAGGATGTCTTCAAGGTGGCAGTGATGATTGCCGGGATATGGGTCACCGGGAACTTCGTGCGGCGTTGGAAGAATCCGAAGGAAGCGCTTCCTCCCCCAAGCTCTTGGCCGGCGCGCCTTGTGGTGACTCTTGGCGTGGTCATTCTCGCGGCGCTCTCGTTCAAGGTTGTCTGGTCGTCCGTGCGCCGCGAGCCAGCCAGAATCCCAACGCCGGCTGTCCAACGGGATGCATCGGGGCCCAAGTCCACCGCGGGATCATCTGTGGGGAGGCAGGACGATCCGCTTGGAGGAAAACCCGCCGAGTTGACCACGGACGTGCGTCTGGAGCTGATCGAAAAGACCAGCGTCATCGACGGCGACGAAGCGCGCGAGGTCCGGCAAGTGGCAGTGATTGCCGAAAAGCCGGGCTTTCTCCATCTCTGGGCCGATGGCCTTGATCCGCTGATCGTGCCCCTGCTTCCGGATGCCTCCGGGAAAGGCTATCGACGCAACCTCTTCTACAGCGTGGGCAAGGCCGAGCGGCCCCAGCTGAACTATCAGGTGATCACCGACAACACGCAGAAGGAGGCGAAGGACGCGGTCGATCTCGCGAACCAGCATATCACCTTCGACAAGATCGCGAAGAATTTCCGCGAGATCGCGGATCCGGTAGGCAAGTGCTTGCGAAACGTGCCGCTCGATCTGGTCCATCTGGGCGACTACTTTGACACGGGGTCGCTGTGGCTTGCCGTCTCGGACAGCGATGCTCCGCTCCAGCCGGAGCAATGGTATCTCCACATCTGGCACCCCACGTATTACTCGGAGCCTCCGTCATTGCCGGCCGGACTTCTCACGCACGGGATCACGATCGGAGCGATGATCAAATCCAATGACCAGACTGTCGGCCGCATTTCGCAGCGCGACGGTCGCTTCATGGCCGACCTCGCGTTTTCGCGAGGCTCCACTTCCTACTTCAAGGGTGAGCTGAAGCCGGAAGTTCCGCTCGAACCGACGGGCGTTGCGTTTTCAGGAGCTATCTGGCCGGTCCGCTTCGTCCTCACGAAGAAGAGCGAAGTCATCCCTTTTCTGGAAGAGCAACTGAAGCTCGATCAACAAAAGCGGAAGAAGCCGTGA
- a CDS encoding RNA polymerase sigma factor, whose product MTRSFHTTRWTLVRNSHGDTEEARAALADLCAHYYEPVVAFLSREGRDRDEASDLAHDFFSKVLAGDFLGEAQQERGRFRSYLLGALKHFIANRRRDENREKRGGGVQHVELESNHGILWPEVEFDRRWAVSIIERSLALLQTEEEQSGRGGVFQIIRPWLASGEIRESQEVCATRADMSTGALKVAIHRLRKRFREIVRAEIASTLNDPADLDDEMRYLLAALSQGEPAPNEA is encoded by the coding sequence GTGACCCGCTCGTTTCACACGACACGCTGGACGCTGGTGCGGAATTCGCATGGCGATACCGAGGAGGCGCGGGCCGCGCTGGCCGATCTTTGCGCGCACTATTATGAACCAGTCGTGGCCTTCCTCAGCCGTGAGGGCAGGGATCGCGATGAAGCGAGTGACCTCGCGCACGATTTCTTTTCCAAAGTGCTGGCCGGCGACTTTCTTGGCGAAGCCCAGCAGGAACGGGGACGTTTCCGAAGTTACCTGCTCGGCGCCTTGAAACACTTCATCGCGAATCGCCGGCGCGATGAGAATCGTGAGAAGCGCGGTGGCGGCGTGCAGCATGTCGAACTCGAATCGAATCACGGGATCTTGTGGCCGGAGGTGGAGTTCGATCGCAGGTGGGCAGTGTCGATCATCGAACGCTCGCTCGCCTTGTTGCAGACCGAGGAGGAGCAATCCGGACGTGGAGGCGTGTTCCAAATCATCAGGCCTTGGCTTGCGTCAGGAGAGATTCGCGAATCGCAGGAAGTCTGTGCGACGCGGGCGGATATGAGCACCGGTGCCTTGAAGGTAGCGATCCACCGCCTGCGGAAGCGCTTCCGGGAGATCGTCCGCGCCGAGATTGCCAGCACCTTGAACGACCCCGCGGATCTTGACGACGAGATGCGTTATCTGCTTGCAGCGCTCAGTCAGGGCGAACCGGCCCCGAATGAGGCTTAG
- a CDS encoding CBM96 family carbohydrate-binding protein, translating to MRTTVFLSVLLGIWMQLHAASVSGELRKWHKVNLSFTGPSTSETATPNPFTNYRLDVTFRHAGSGKSYVVPGYYAADGNAANTSATSGNVWRAHFAPDETGTWTYETSFRSGTNVYAGAPGSGTSAGFFDGDSGSFTVADTNKTGRDLRGKGMLQYVGKHHLRFAGTAQYFMKAGVDSPENLLAYADFDGEFKTDGQGDDMIKAWQPHVSDWKSGDPVWQGTKGKGLIGAINYLASKGLNSFSFLTMNINGDDKNVFPYVDYGSRDRLDVSRLDQWEIVFEHGTRNGMYLHFKTQETENELLLDSGNLGNQRKLYYRELIARFGHNLALNWNLGEEINDASTSQKKAWAQYFHDTDPYHHHIVIHNGDSHFDLMGPGSELTGMSWQANASNFSDTFPNVLRYIENADSAGKPWVVACDEPGDASLSLRPDDDAGNSHTDARRDALWASFMAGGAGIEFYFGYSKPNSDLTCEDFRSRDSFWNYCRYAIDFFESGAVPFQDMSNHNELISGSGDNLNRCLAKPGESYLVDLRSGGTATLNLSGASGSFRVRWLDPRNGGGLITGSSVTGGGTVSLGSPPNSTTQDWIALVDKSTGGSPSNQAPIVNAGPDQSGTLTSTSATLTLSGSATDDGLPAGSSLTTSWTRVSGPTGVSFATSTSQSTNATFSAAGTYVLRLTASDGELTGSDDVTITITSSSGGGGTSSFIATQDAYTENGTNRNVSSIRVESSDRKRIAYLQFNAQGIASATSATLKLTESDDDSAGTMTLRLYAGLSNNWSQTTITSSNAPGKGALLNTFIGDITDGKEISFDASTFVTGPGTYTFILEADSSSRDVAFAASENSAVASRPQLVITTGGAPPSNAAPVVGAGADQTTTIGTSTAQVQLNGNASDDGLPSGSSLAATWSRISGPAAVSFSSSTTPSTQVTFPQAGSYTLRLTATDGALTSSDDVIVTVNPQPPANQAPAISAGPDRTATLSGGQAVLAIDASAGDDGQPSGSSLTVAWSRVSGPATVTFSSPSSADTNATFTAAGTYVLRLSGSDGTLSSTDDTTVVISSSPSGGTQTSFQATHDAYTENGSNRNNTNLRIESTSRKRIGYLQFDLSAAVSPVSSATLVLTEADDVSSGTMTLRLFAATSNSWSESTISGSNTPAKGTELDSITADIRNDQSVSFDISDVVTAPGIYSFVLEADASPYDVAFASSENATTTARPVLLLTGGSAAAAQPITSPPASEAVAPSAPATTIRSIAGQGIRVSIAGVAGRSYRTQRSSDLLHWETLKTVTASEDGVVDYIDADPPLTQAFYRLEWDD from the coding sequence ATGAGAACGACGGTTTTTCTCTCCGTCCTGCTCGGGATCTGGATGCAGCTTCACGCTGCTTCAGTCTCGGGAGAACTGCGCAAGTGGCATAAGGTCAATCTCTCGTTCACTGGGCCCTCCACCAGCGAAACGGCCACTCCCAATCCCTTCACCAACTACCGGCTCGATGTGACCTTCCGTCACGCAGGCAGCGGCAAGTCATACGTGGTCCCCGGCTACTACGCGGCGGATGGCAATGCGGCTAATACCTCCGCCACTTCCGGCAATGTCTGGCGCGCCCATTTCGCTCCGGATGAAACCGGAACATGGACCTACGAGACATCCTTCCGCAGCGGCACCAATGTCTACGCCGGAGCCCCGGGCTCCGGCACTAGCGCCGGATTCTTCGATGGCGACAGCGGCAGCTTCACCGTGGCGGACACGAACAAGACCGGCCGCGACCTCCGCGGCAAGGGGATGCTGCAGTACGTCGGCAAACACCACCTCCGCTTCGCCGGCACCGCCCAATACTTCATGAAGGCCGGCGTCGACTCTCCCGAGAACCTCCTCGCCTATGCCGACTTCGACGGCGAATTCAAGACCGACGGCCAGGGCGACGACATGATCAAGGCCTGGCAACCCCATGTGAGCGATTGGAAATCGGGCGACCCCGTCTGGCAGGGCACCAAGGGCAAGGGCTTGATCGGCGCCATCAACTACCTCGCGTCCAAGGGACTGAATTCATTCTCGTTCCTGACTATGAACATCAATGGCGACGACAAGAACGTCTTCCCTTACGTCGACTACGGCTCCCGCGATCGCCTCGACGTATCGCGGCTCGATCAATGGGAAATCGTCTTCGAGCACGGCACCCGGAATGGGATGTATCTCCACTTCAAGACCCAGGAGACCGAGAACGAACTGCTTCTCGACAGCGGCAATCTCGGCAACCAGCGGAAGCTCTACTACCGCGAATTGATCGCGCGCTTCGGACACAACCTCGCGCTCAACTGGAACCTCGGCGAGGAGATTAACGACGCTTCGACCTCCCAGAAAAAGGCATGGGCACAATACTTCCACGACACCGATCCCTACCATCATCACATCGTCATTCACAATGGCGACAGTCACTTCGACCTGATGGGACCGGGCTCGGAACTGACCGGCATGTCGTGGCAAGCCAACGCCTCGAACTTCAGCGACACCTTCCCCAACGTCCTCAGATACATCGAAAACGCCGACTCCGCAGGGAAACCCTGGGTCGTGGCCTGCGATGAACCCGGCGACGCAAGCCTGAGCCTGCGACCCGACGATGACGCCGGCAACAGCCACACCGATGCCCGCCGCGATGCCCTGTGGGCCTCCTTCATGGCAGGCGGTGCTGGGATCGAATTCTACTTCGGCTACAGCAAGCCGAATTCCGACCTCACCTGCGAGGACTTCCGCAGCCGCGATTCCTTCTGGAACTACTGCCGCTACGCCATCGATTTCTTCGAGTCCGGCGCGGTCCCCTTCCAGGACATGAGCAATCACAACGAGCTCATCAGCGGAAGCGGTGACAATCTCAACCGCTGCCTCGCCAAGCCCGGGGAAAGCTACCTGGTCGACCTGCGGTCCGGCGGCACAGCCACCCTCAATCTCTCCGGCGCCAGCGGCAGCTTCCGCGTTCGTTGGCTCGATCCCCGCAATGGCGGAGGCCTGATCACCGGCAGCTCCGTGACAGGCGGCGGCACTGTCAGCCTAGGATCACCGCCAAACTCCACCACCCAAGACTGGATCGCACTGGTGGACAAGTCCACCGGCGGCTCCCCGTCCAACCAAGCGCCCATCGTGAACGCCGGGCCGGATCAAAGCGGCACTCTCACCAGCACCTCCGCCACCCTGACCCTAAGCGGCAGTGCCACCGACGATGGCCTTCCGGCAGGATCCTCTCTAACGACGAGCTGGACCCGCGTCAGCGGACCCACGGGAGTTTCGTTCGCCACGTCCACCTCGCAGTCAACCAACGCGACCTTCTCCGCCGCAGGAACCTACGTGCTGCGCCTCACCGCCAGCGACGGCGAACTCACCGGCAGCGATGACGTGACCATAACCATTACCTCGTCCTCCGGAGGCGGCGGGACATCATCATTCATCGCAACCCAGGATGCTTACACCGAGAACGGCACCAACCGCAACGTGAGCTCCATCCGAGTCGAGAGCTCCGATCGCAAGCGCATCGCCTATCTCCAGTTCAATGCCCAGGGCATCGCCTCCGCCACCAGCGCCACCCTCAAGCTTACCGAAAGCGATGACGACTCGGCCGGAACCATGACCCTCCGGCTCTACGCGGGCCTCTCTAACAACTGGTCCCAAACCACCATCACCAGCTCGAATGCACCCGGCAAAGGAGCCTTGCTGAACACTTTCATCGGCGACATCACCGACGGGAAGGAGATCTCATTCGATGCCTCCACCTTTGTCACCGGGCCGGGCACATACACCTTCATCCTTGAGGCCGACTCATCCAGCCGCGACGTGGCCTTTGCTGCCAGCGAGAATTCAGCCGTCGCCTCACGACCCCAACTGGTCATCACCACCGGCGGCGCTCCGCCGTCGAATGCGGCACCTGTCGTAGGCGCCGGAGCCGATCAAACTACCACCATCGGCACCTCCACCGCTCAAGTGCAGCTCAATGGGAACGCCAGCGATGACGGCTTGCCCTCCGGCTCGTCACTCGCCGCCACGTGGTCTCGCATCAGCGGCCCGGCAGCCGTTTCATTCTCATCCTCTACTACCCCCAGCACCCAGGTCACCTTCCCTCAGGCGGGAAGCTACACCCTGCGCCTGACAGCCACCGATGGAGCCCTGACCTCCAGCGACGACGTGATCGTGACGGTGAATCCCCAGCCCCCCGCCAATCAAGCACCGGCCATCAGCGCCGGCCCCGATCGCACTGCAACCTTGAGCGGCGGTCAGGCCGTCCTCGCCATCGACGCATCTGCCGGCGATGACGGCCAGCCCTCCGGCTCCTCGCTCACGGTGGCATGGTCACGCGTCAGCGGCCCCGCCACAGTGACATTCTCCAGTCCATCTTCAGCAGACACGAATGCCACCTTCACGGCCGCCGGCACCTACGTGCTCCGACTCAGCGGATCCGATGGCACCTTGAGCAGCACGGACGACACGACAGTGGTAATCAGCAGCTCCCCCAGCGGTGGAACTCAAACATCGTTTCAAGCCACCCACGACGCCTACACCGAAAACGGCAGCAATCGGAACAACACCAACCTCCGCATCGAAAGCACCTCACGGAAGCGCATTGGCTACCTCCAATTCGATCTATCAGCCGCCGTTTCCCCGGTCAGCTCAGCCACCTTGGTCCTCACGGAAGCCGACGACGTTTCCTCCGGCACCATGACCCTGCGCCTCTTCGCCGCCACTTCGAACTCGTGGAGCGAGAGCACCATCAGCGGCAGCAATACCCCCGCAAAAGGTACCGAACTCGACTCCATCACGGCCGACATTCGCAATGACCAGTCCGTGAGCTTCGACATCTCCGACGTGGTCACCGCCCCCGGCATCTACAGCTTCGTTCTCGAAGCCGACGCATCACCCTATGACGTCGCGTTCGCATCCTCCGAAAACGCGACCACCACCGCGCGGCCGGTCCTGCTGCTCACGGGCGGCTCGGCCGCAGCCGCCCAGCCGATCACCTCGCCGCCAGCATCTGAGGCCGTCGCCCCATCGGCACCAGCCACCACCATCCGCAGCATTGCCGGCCAAGGGATCCGGGTCAGCATCGCGGGCGTCGCCGGACGATCCTATCGCACCCAGCGCAGCAGCGATCTGCTTCACTGGGAAACCCTGAAAACAGTGACCGCATCGGAAGATGGAGTCGTCGACTACATCGACGCCGATCCACCACTTACCCAGGCCTTCTACCGCCTCGAATGGGATGACTAA
- a CDS encoding alpha-1,2-fucosyltransferase: MTRAVVAMIKGGLGNQLFAYAAARAYAIRTRRELWIDEVSGYKRDGYGRAYMLDLFPIAGTPATPRWRFGDPRGLHHKTIRSFNKLLPQAFKSYLAEESDQPETQLTGFVTNRQVVRLNGYWQSEKYFFERASIIRKELQPPPFPEGPDADFEALLGSTNSVFLHIRRDRYSPRLGSGYYESSIGAAISTLGSCHFYVFGDDLDWAKQYIDFHGAPVTYVSEPNSDELRDFRLMAACRHAIIANSSFSWWAAWLRRHADKRVWTPNDPGWPLKPASEWTKVPNRLEH, translated from the coding sequence GTGACCCGCGCCGTCGTCGCCATGATCAAAGGTGGACTGGGCAACCAGCTCTTCGCCTACGCTGCTGCCCGTGCATACGCGATTCGCACGCGCCGCGAGCTGTGGATTGATGAGGTGTCCGGCTACAAGCGCGACGGCTACGGCCGCGCTTACATGCTCGATCTCTTCCCCATTGCCGGCACCCCGGCCACGCCGCGTTGGCGCTTCGGCGACCCAAGAGGCCTGCATCACAAGACGATTCGCTCCTTCAACAAGCTCCTGCCGCAGGCCTTCAAGTCCTACCTCGCCGAAGAGAGCGACCAGCCGGAAACCCAGCTCACCGGCTTCGTCACCAATCGCCAGGTCGTCCGCCTCAACGGCTATTGGCAGAGCGAAAAGTATTTCTTCGAGCGCGCCTCGATCATCCGCAAGGAACTCCAGCCGCCACCCTTCCCCGAGGGACCGGATGCCGACTTCGAAGCCCTGCTCGGCTCGACCAATTCCGTCTTCCTCCACATCCGCCGCGACCGCTACTCCCCGCGCCTCGGCTCCGGCTACTACGAATCCAGTATCGGCGCCGCGATCTCCACGCTGGGAAGCTGCCACTTCTATGTCTTCGGCGACGACCTCGATTGGGCGAAGCAATACATCGATTTCCACGGCGCACCGGTGACTTACGTCTCGGAGCCCAATAGCGATGAACTGCGTGACTTCCGTCTGATGGCCGCCTGCCGCCATGCGATCATTGCCAACAGCTCCTTCAGCTGGTGGGCCGCATGGCTTCGCCGCCATGCCGACAAGCGCGTGTGGACCCCCAACGATCCCGGCTGGCCCCTCAAGCCAGCATCGGAGTGGACGAAGGTCCCAAATCGCCTGGAACACTAA
- a CDS encoding MBOAT family O-acyltransferase: MSTFRRHGVDGTFTLHHLSFVLFNSYTFLLVFLPIALIGWNALKRAPFRVVLGWLVLVSLAYYGVWNPDPTKPWSPKYVLLILGSCTANYYLGRRLSALKFTRPGKLLLTGGVTANLALLGYFKYAGFLGGILHSLTGWPASIPDIVLPLAISFFTFLQIAYLVDAYRGETEEYHFTDYLLFVTFFPHLIAGPLIHHREMMPQFRKSQHGWHRDFPVALGMFLMGLFKKVVIADNVARIATPIFGLAAEHGRDPTMLEAWIGAVAYALQLYFDFSGYSDMALGSARLFGIRFPLNFHSPYKADSIVEFWRRWHMTLSRFLRDYLYIPLGGNRKGPARRYVNLFLTMLLGGLWHGAGWTFIMWGALHGMFLCVNHAWFGLRKKMAWSALPKPLAIALTFIAVLVGWVFFRAHDFSSAGRLLASMFGLHGLGGWPDKATRVIQSVEPLKLIPVLIGVWLLPNTQEIFARYRPALRVSGAPYPAGGTRRWWQWRPTKAFAAATVLLAIATGLQFDKVSEFIYFQF; the protein is encoded by the coding sequence GTGTCGACGTTCCGTCGACACGGCGTGGACGGCACGTTCACGCTCCACCACCTCTCGTTCGTGCTCTTCAACTCCTACACCTTCCTCCTGGTTTTCCTGCCGATCGCGCTGATCGGCTGGAATGCCCTGAAGCGCGCGCCCTTCCGCGTCGTGCTCGGCTGGCTGGTGCTGGTGTCCCTCGCCTACTACGGCGTCTGGAATCCGGACCCGACGAAGCCTTGGAGCCCGAAGTACGTCCTGCTGATCCTCGGTTCCTGCACAGCGAACTACTACCTCGGCCGTAGGTTATCGGCCCTGAAATTCACCCGGCCCGGCAAGCTGCTCCTCACGGGCGGCGTCACCGCAAACCTAGCGTTACTAGGCTACTTCAAATACGCCGGCTTCCTCGGCGGCATCTTGCATTCGCTGACGGGCTGGCCGGCCAGCATCCCGGACATCGTCCTCCCGCTCGCGATCTCCTTCTTCACCTTCCTCCAGATCGCCTACCTCGTCGACGCCTACCGCGGCGAGACCGAGGAATACCATTTCACGGACTACCTGCTCTTCGTCACCTTCTTCCCGCACCTCATCGCGGGCCCGCTGATCCATCACCGGGAGATGATGCCGCAGTTCCGCAAGTCGCAGCACGGCTGGCATCGCGACTTCCCCGTCGCCCTCGGCATGTTCCTGATGGGCCTCTTCAAAAAGGTCGTCATCGCCGACAATGTCGCGCGCATCGCCACGCCCATCTTCGGACTCGCTGCTGAACATGGCCGCGATCCAACCATGCTCGAAGCATGGATCGGCGCCGTCGCCTACGCCCTCCAGCTCTACTTCGACTTCTCCGGCTACTCGGACATGGCCCTCGGCTCGGCCCGCCTCTTCGGCATCCGCTTCCCGTTGAACTTCCACTCGCCCTACAAGGCCGACTCCATCGTCGAGTTCTGGCGCCGCTGGCACATGACCCTGTCCCGCTTCCTGCGCGACTACCTCTACATCCCGCTCGGCGGCAATCGTAAGGGGCCCGCGCGCCGCTACGTGAATCTCTTCCTCACCATGCTCCTCGGCGGTCTCTGGCACGGTGCCGGCTGGACCTTCATCATGTGGGGCGCACTGCACGGCATGTTCCTCTGCGTGAACCACGCATGGTTCGGCCTGCGGAAAAAAATGGCATGGAGCGCCCTGCCAAAGCCGCTCGCGATCGCGCTCACCTTCATCGCCGTGCTCGTCGGCTGGGTCTTCTTCCGCGCCCACGACTTCAGCAGTGCTGGCCGCCTGCTCGCCTCCATGTTCGGCCTGCATGGCCTCGGCGGTTGGCCGGACAAGGCCACTCGCGTCATCCAAAGCGTCGAACCGCTGAAGCTCATCCCCGTCCTGATCGGCGTGTGGCTGCTGCCGAATACCCAGGAGATCTTCGCCCGCTACCGCCCCGCCCTCCGCGTCTCCGGCGCACCCTACCCCGCCGGTGGCACCCGTCGCTGGTGGCAATGGCGCCCGACCAAGGCCTTCGCCGCCGCCACCGTGCTGCTGGCCATCGCCACCGGCCTCCAATTCGACAAGGTCAGCGAGTTCATCTACTTCCAGTTCTGA
- a CDS encoding FkbM family methyltransferase: MKVSPYKRLEKAVKRAYLKPLTLLRYGTLRPERAKLHGSDHWIYIDPGDPCARKKVIEEPLRGKVSDNLIFWRDFTTHLHPDLIVDVGLNYGECMFGTDYETNATLYGFEANPRLIPHLEKSRADHPAGERMTITNCLVSDAPAEDIPFYVNPDWSGSSSAVREMNDRPESLEFKLAAKTIDSVVPLDVARGKTLLFKMDIEGYESKALRGFVETLASVNRSVGFIEFDAQYITWAGQSPMEYLGWLQQRFHTYRVANIRTKTLKRVEGFADIPKLHGDPNRVHVDLVLVGKQSPENWLAPQWTVIESSPSAA, encoded by the coding sequence ATGAAAGTCAGCCCCTACAAGCGTTTGGAGAAAGCCGTCAAACGCGCCTACCTCAAGCCCCTCACCCTGCTCCGCTACGGGACGCTCCGCCCGGAGCGCGCGAAGCTGCATGGCAGCGACCACTGGATCTATATCGATCCGGGCGACCCTTGCGCCCGCAAGAAGGTCATCGAGGAGCCACTGCGGGGAAAAGTCTCCGACAATCTCATCTTCTGGCGCGACTTCACGACCCACCTCCATCCCGACCTCATCGTGGACGTCGGCCTGAACTACGGCGAGTGCATGTTCGGCACCGACTACGAGACGAACGCCACGCTCTACGGTTTCGAGGCAAATCCCCGGCTCATCCCGCATCTTGAGAAAAGCCGCGCCGACCACCCCGCCGGCGAGCGCATGACCATCACGAATTGCCTCGTCTCCGACGCACCCGCCGAGGACATCCCCTTCTACGTGAATCCGGACTGGAGCGGCAGCTCCTCCGCCGTTCGCGAAATGAATGACCGGCCGGAATCGCTCGAATTCAAGCTCGCCGCCAAGACCATCGACTCGGTGGTCCCGCTCGATGTCGCACGCGGCAAGACGCTGCTCTTCAAGATGGACATCGAGGGCTATGAGAGCAAGGCACTCCGCGGATTCGTGGAAACACTTGCCTCGGTGAATCGCTCCGTCGGCTTCATCGAGTTCGATGCCCAATACATCACCTGGGCCGGCCAGTCGCCGATGGAATATCTCGGCTGGCTGCAGCAGCGCTTCCACACCTACCGCGTCGCGAACATCAGGACGAAGACACTGAAACGCGTCGAAGGCTTCGCCGACATCCCGAAGCTCCACGGCGACCCGAACCGCGTCCACGTGGACCTTGTCCTCGTCGGCAAGCAATCGCCGGAAAACTGGCTCGCCCCGCAGTGGACGGTCATTGAATCCAGCCCGAGCGCCGCATGA